From a single Rhodococcus qingshengii JCM 15477 genomic region:
- a CDS encoding MFS transporter: protein MMTKSRRFTALIFICLAELLVVLDNTVVNVALPTMSVDLFASVSDLQWIVDAYTLTFAGFLLTFGHLGDRFGRRRVMIIGLIGVGAMSLVGALASNLEQVIMARAAMGVFAAAVFPATLAMITNIFTDARERAIAIAAWTAMAGFAIAIGPTAGGWLLEHFSWHSVFWMNVPAALLVIVGVLLVVPESKALHVGRFDFVGTILSLLGIVILVWTIIDAPHRGWVSTFSITGYLSATVFLAAFVAWELRTDAPILNMNLFRIRRFSFPALAIAVSYFSMFGFLFLITQYFQGVREYSPLEFGIHSLPFAAAVAVGAPVATLAAQKLGTTAVMVFGLLVLSGGMFLAGRTTVETPYLGPVVISMVLMGLGLAIVQGPATDSIMSSVPLDEAGAGSAVNDTTRELGGTLGVAVIGSIVASYYTSKVAPIVDAIPDAVMSAQEKGFARESVLSVIEIRSRDISPLFEQQKDSLIYTMKTACLEGFAIASYFTVGAALITALLVALLLPWKPVTEGSILGSLTTNTPK from the coding sequence ATGATGACCAAGTCCCGTCGATTCACTGCGCTGATCTTCATCTGCCTCGCCGAACTCCTTGTCGTGCTGGACAACACAGTGGTCAACGTCGCACTGCCGACGATGAGCGTCGACTTGTTCGCCAGCGTCAGCGACCTGCAGTGGATCGTCGACGCGTACACGTTGACCTTCGCCGGGTTCCTACTCACTTTCGGCCACCTGGGTGACCGCTTCGGACGCCGCCGAGTGATGATCATCGGCTTGATCGGCGTCGGTGCGATGTCGCTCGTCGGCGCTTTGGCTTCCAACCTCGAACAGGTGATCATGGCGCGAGCCGCCATGGGTGTCTTTGCCGCAGCTGTCTTTCCGGCTACGTTGGCCATGATCACCAACATCTTCACCGACGCCAGAGAACGAGCCATCGCCATCGCGGCCTGGACCGCAATGGCCGGCTTCGCGATTGCCATCGGCCCGACTGCGGGCGGCTGGCTTCTCGAGCACTTCTCCTGGCACTCGGTGTTCTGGATGAACGTTCCGGCAGCACTGTTGGTCATCGTGGGTGTGCTGCTGGTTGTTCCGGAATCGAAGGCGCTCCACGTCGGCCGATTCGATTTCGTCGGAACAATCTTGTCGCTACTCGGCATCGTCATTCTGGTGTGGACCATCATCGACGCACCACATCGCGGATGGGTGTCGACATTCAGCATCACGGGATACCTCTCTGCGACAGTGTTTTTGGCCGCATTCGTCGCATGGGAACTGCGCACCGACGCGCCGATCCTGAACATGAATCTCTTCCGAATCCGGCGGTTTTCTTTCCCCGCCTTGGCTATTGCTGTCAGCTACTTCAGCATGTTCGGATTCTTGTTCCTGATCACGCAGTACTTCCAGGGCGTTCGGGAGTACTCGCCGCTCGAATTCGGCATCCACTCTTTGCCTTTCGCTGCAGCTGTCGCCGTGGGCGCCCCAGTCGCCACCTTGGCGGCACAGAAACTCGGCACGACTGCAGTGATGGTGTTCGGCCTCCTGGTACTCAGCGGCGGGATGTTCCTGGCGGGTCGGACGACCGTCGAGACGCCCTACCTCGGACCCGTCGTGATCTCGATGGTCCTCATGGGTCTGGGCCTCGCAATTGTCCAGGGACCGGCGACCGACTCCATCATGTCCTCGGTGCCCCTCGACGAAGCGGGCGCAGGTTCGGCAGTCAACGACACGACGCGTGAGCTCGGCGGGACCCTGGGTGTCGCCGTCATCGGTTCGATCGTCGCCTCGTACTACACGTCCAAGGTGGCTCCGATCGTCGACGCCATTCCCGACGCCGTGATGTCGGCGCAGGAGAAAGGCTTCGCTCGTGAGTCCGTGCTCAGCGTCATCGAAATCCGCTCCCGCGACATCAGTCCGCTCTTCGAGCAGCAGAAGGACAGTCTGATCTACACGATGAAGACCGCATGCCTGGAAGGCTTCGCCATCGCGTCGTACTTCACGGTCGGAGCAGCATTGATCACCGCTCTGCTGGTCGCGTTGTTGCTCCCTTGGAAGCCGGTCACGGAAGGCTCCATTCTCGGCAGTCTGACAACCAACACCCCGAAGTAG
- a CDS encoding limonene-1,2-epoxide hydrolase family protein has protein sequence MSSSTATVNAMFAALTDFDVDAAAELMTDDIVWQNVSLPTLRGKKTVVRALRLVTKPSLKFEAEMHHIVGDESTVLTERTDILTVGPLRIEFWVCGTFELRDGKVCVWRDYFSLRDVAWGVVTAVGRAVVGTGTRSRLAPA, from the coding sequence ATGAGTAGTTCGACAGCCACGGTGAACGCAATGTTCGCGGCCCTCACCGATTTCGACGTGGACGCCGCAGCCGAATTGATGACAGACGACATCGTCTGGCAGAACGTCTCGCTCCCCACCCTGCGAGGCAAGAAGACCGTCGTGCGAGCGCTTCGTCTGGTCACCAAGCCTTCACTGAAATTCGAGGCGGAGATGCACCACATCGTCGGCGACGAGTCCACGGTGCTCACCGAACGCACCGACATCCTCACTGTCGGACCGTTGCGCATCGAGTTCTGGGTATGCGGAACTTTCGAACTGCGCGACGGCAAGGTCTGCGTCTGGCGGGACTACTTCAGTCTGCGAGACGTCGCGTGGGGCGTGGTAACCGCGGTCGGCCGCGCAGTCGTCGGGACCGGGACACGAAGTAGGCTTGCTCCGGCCTGA
- a CDS encoding serine hydrolase has translation MSITSRNSSRLSAAAVPVVLTVALLAGCSSDSDTTSAPGPVVSDASPGLDAGVPIPDGQIDDAVGKLDGLANDLMASSGVPGMAVAVVHGGKTVYAKGFGVRELGKSATVDADTVFQLASVSKSVGATVVAHEVGIGTVDWDTPVISKLPGFALADPWVTDHLTISDLYTHRSGLPDHAGDGLEDLGYNRAQVLEKLRQLPLNPFRITYEYTNFGVTAGAEAVAAAAGTDWETLSQNTIYGPLGMTSTSSRFADYQARENRTVGHILEDGKYKVGPVRDADAQSPAGGVSSSVNDMAKWLDMVLSGGRYQGQQVVQTDALVPAVNPEIVSRHAQEIGERSGFYGYGFNVSDSAAGRVTASHSGAFLLGAGTNFVTIPSADVGIVVLTNGTPTGVAETLTAEFADLVQFGKITREWRPLYEASFASQADPEGELAGKTPPASPAPAPPTDQLTGDYGNPYWGPALVTQQNGALTLTMGPAAATYPLTHWDGNTFTFPLSGENAPAGTVSKATFDGNSLTLEYFDHDHLGTFIRATPAE, from the coding sequence GTGTCCATCACCAGTAGAAACAGCTCGCGACTGTCGGCAGCGGCGGTTCCGGTAGTACTGACGGTCGCCCTGCTCGCCGGATGCTCGTCCGATTCAGACACCACCTCGGCGCCCGGGCCGGTCGTCAGCGACGCCAGCCCGGGTCTCGACGCCGGGGTGCCGATCCCGGACGGGCAAATCGACGACGCGGTCGGGAAGCTCGACGGCCTCGCGAACGACCTCATGGCAAGTTCCGGTGTTCCCGGCATGGCGGTGGCCGTGGTGCACGGAGGTAAGACTGTGTACGCAAAGGGATTCGGGGTTCGCGAGTTGGGTAAGAGCGCCACCGTCGATGCCGACACCGTGTTCCAACTGGCATCGGTGTCGAAATCGGTCGGGGCCACGGTGGTCGCCCACGAAGTCGGAATCGGGACCGTCGACTGGGACACTCCGGTGATCTCGAAACTGCCGGGGTTTGCGCTTGCCGATCCGTGGGTGACCGACCACCTCACGATCTCCGATCTCTACACGCATCGGTCGGGGTTACCGGACCACGCCGGCGACGGGCTGGAGGACCTGGGCTACAACCGGGCCCAGGTGCTCGAAAAACTTCGCCAACTTCCGCTCAATCCATTCCGAATCACATACGAGTACACGAACTTCGGCGTCACTGCCGGTGCGGAGGCCGTTGCAGCCGCGGCGGGCACCGATTGGGAAACGCTGTCGCAGAACACGATCTACGGTCCGCTCGGTATGACATCGACGTCTTCGCGGTTCGCCGATTACCAAGCCCGAGAAAATCGAACAGTCGGCCATATCCTCGAAGACGGAAAGTACAAGGTAGGGCCGGTTCGGGACGCCGATGCCCAATCCCCCGCCGGTGGAGTCAGCTCCTCGGTGAACGACATGGCCAAGTGGTTGGACATGGTGCTGTCTGGCGGTCGGTATCAGGGGCAGCAGGTCGTTCAGACGGATGCGCTCGTGCCCGCAGTCAACCCGGAAATCGTCTCGCGCCATGCGCAGGAAATCGGGGAACGTTCCGGCTTCTACGGCTACGGGTTCAACGTTTCCGACAGCGCGGCAGGCCGTGTGACCGCCAGCCACTCCGGCGCCTTCCTGCTCGGTGCCGGGACCAATTTCGTGACGATTCCCTCCGCTGACGTCGGCATAGTCGTTCTGACCAACGGCACGCCCACCGGCGTCGCAGAGACTTTGACCGCCGAATTCGCCGATCTGGTGCAGTTCGGGAAGATCACCCGCGAGTGGCGCCCGCTGTACGAAGCGTCCTTTGCCTCACAAGCCGACCCTGAGGGCGAACTTGCCGGGAAGACGCCGCCGGCCTCCCCCGCTCCCGCGCCACCGACAGACCAATTGACCGGCGACTACGGCAATCCGTACTGGGGTCCCGCGCTCGTGACGCAGCAGAACGGTGCGCTGACCTTGACCATGGGTCCCGCGGCCGCGACGTACCCTCTGACCCACTGGGACGGAAACACCTTCACGTTCCCGCTCAGCGGCGAGAACGCACCGGCCGGGACGGTCTCGAAGGCCACCTTCGACGGAAACTCGCTAACCTTGGAGTACTTCGATCACGATCATCTCGGTACCTTCATCCGGGCAACACCGGCCGAATAG